GGGAAGTCTCCGCGCTGTTCGAGGCCTTCCGGAACGCGACCGATGACGCGAGCAAGCAGGAGCTGTGCATCCAGCTCGCGGAGGCACTCACGCTGCACGCCACCATCGAGGAGCGGTGGATCTACCCCGTCGCGCGCCGCGTGGTGGGCGAGGACACGATTTCGGAGGCGCAGGACGAGCACAACGAGATGAAGCGGCTGCTCGGAGACCTGCTGCGCTCGCGCAACGACGTGGGCGGGATGATGGCGACGGTGAGCGCGCTGGAGAAGGTGGTGACGGACCACGTGCTGGAGGAGGAGCGCGACGTGCTCCCGCAGCTCGGGCAGAAGGTCACCGAGCAGGAGATTGGCATGTCGTGCAACGACATCGTCCGCACCGCCTCGCAGGTCCGCAAGGACGAGATGAGCAAGCTGGAGTCCCAGGCCAACATCTGACGCCTTCGCACGCGGACACGCCCGTCCCGGGCACCCCTCGGGCACGGGGTACCCCTCGGGTTGCACTTACGTCGAATGGAATGCCGGGAAAGTTCTAAGTAGGCCGCCAGAAGTTCCGAGACAAATTCCGGCCGCATGCACAGGTTCAGGAGTATGCGACCGGCAAGGAGCCCAGCCGAGCTGGGGCTGACAGGATACGACAGGCGGAAGCTGGAGCGAGCGTTGCGGCAGGCACGCGATGCCCGCCACTTCCGTCGCCTTCTGGCCATCAAACTCATCGCCGAGGGCAAGGGTCCGGGCGAGGCCGCGCACCTGGCGACCTTGAGTCGGCCGGCCGTCTACTTCTGGCTGGAGCGCTACCTGACAGAGCGCACCCCGTCAGCCCTGGTGGATGCACCCCGCTCGGGCCGGCCCAGAGCCGCCCCGCGTCTGACCTGCAAGCACCTGCGTAAGGTGGTACGCGCCAGCCCAGAGAAGGCGGGCTGGGCGAGTCATGGCTGGACGGTGCCGCTGCTGTGCACCCACCTCCAGCACCAGGGGTTCGAGCTGTCACCCCGCACGCTGCGCCGACGGCTGCATGAGGCGGGGCTGGCCTGGAAGCGACCGCGGTACGTGTACGCGACGGCGGCGCCTCACCTGGGGCAGAAAAAAGGGGCCTTGTTCGCCGTCTGAAGAGGCTCAAGCGCCGATGGCCCCGCGCGGTACTGCTCGTCATGGACAGCACCGTGCTGCGCTGGTTTCCACTGCTGCGTGCGGTGTGGGCTCCGGTGGGCGAGCAGGCGCTGGTGCCGATTTCAGGAGAGAATGCCAAGCGCACGCTGTGGGGCGCCATCAATCCGCGTACCGGCAAGCGTGTCGTCATGGCGACCCGGCGCGGCAGGCAAGAGGACTTCATGGCCTTCCTGCGTGCACTGCGTGCTGCCTACCCCGGCCGTCCGCTGCTGCTGGTGCTCGACAGGGCCAGCTGTCACACCGCCCAGAAGTCTCAACGGCTCGCCGCTCGTCTCGGTATCCATCTGGTGCTGCTGCCCAAGCAGCGCTCGGAACTCAACTGCATGGACCACCTGTGGCGTCCGCTCAAGCAGCGCGTGTCCGCCAACCGGCAGTACCCGACGGTGGAGCAGCACGTCGACGCCGCCATCCGGTGGGTGCTGGGCCTGTCGCCCCGAGAAGCCCTCCGCAAGGCAGGCTGCCTCGCCGAGGGCTTCTGGCTGCGCGATTTGTTAGAGAACTTCTGGCGGCCTACTTAGCGCGGCCAGAACAAGTAGTTGGAAACCGCGATACACCTGCACTTGCGTCGAATGAGTCCGGCGGGTACATGAATCCCCCGTCATCTCGTGAATCCACACCGGGGCTGGGGCCCCACCGCCGGAGCACCCATGAGCTCGTCCGATTCCGACGCTGCTTCCGCCATGCTTGCGCATGCGCTGGAGCCCATCGCAGCCACGGACGTGACGCTGGGACAGGTGCAGCAGCTGGCGAAGCTGCTCTCCGGGACGATTCAGGGCCGGGGCGCTCCGCCGCGGTTCACCATCCTCGGCCCCAACCATGAGGCGCTGCCCATTCCCCGGGACGTGCTGACGCTGCTCCAGCAGCTGGTGGGCATCCTCGCGGCGGGGGACGCCGTCTCCGTCGTCCCGGTGCAGAAGGAGCTGACGACGCAGCAGGCCGCCAACCTGCTCAACGTCTCGCGCCAGTACCTGGTGCAGCTGCTGGACGAGGGACGGATTGCCTTCCACCGCACCGGCACCCACCGGCGCCTGTACACGCAGGACGTGCTCGAGTACCGCTCCAGGCGGAACCAGGAGCGCCGCGCGCGAATCGACGCGGTGGTGCGCGAGGCACAGCAGGAAGGCCTCGCTCCTGACACGGAGAGCAGCAGCTCACCCTGGTGACACCGGCGTGCCGCCCGCGGGGGCGGAGGGCCTCTTCGGCGAAGCGGAACAGGGGGCGTACGGCACCTCGCGGAGAAGGGGCGGCGGTCCACTCCAGAGTTGGATGGCTGACGGGCGGATGTGGACGTGGCCGGGTGGAGGAGTGGCTGCGTGGGACACTCTGAGGGTCTTCGCTTGGAGGGCCCATGCCGGAGTTGAAGCGCGTGTCTCGACGCCTCTGCTCCCTGCGCGCACTCAGCGTGTCGCTACCCCTGCTGTTCGGCTGTGCGACAGGCACAGCGACAACCCTCGTCGAGGGGAGCCTTCAGCCTACGCACTTCCAGTTCGTAACGATCGTTCCCAAACGAGGAGCCGGCCCGGGAGGATGGCGGGCAGTATGTATCCACGCGTTTCTCAGACGGGATACAGGAGACTCGTTCGTGTGCAAATTCGGAGTCGAGATGCCCCTCGAGAATGTGGACGGCCCTATCTCCATCCCCTTGGCCCAGCGTGTTTCCGCTGACTGTGCCAATCAGGCGGCCCATATAGCGTTTCGCTCGGTCACGCCCGCCACTCCGCTGGGCTTTGCCTGCGAGACCTTCAAGAGCACCTACGAGAGCATCCTCAACCGTGCCCTGGGCGGTGCGCACGCCACGAGGGTCTGCCACGCGAGAGCCCAACCCGTCCAGGCAGGTCCCTGACGCATGCCGAGCTCACTTGAAGACCTGCTGGCCATCGCAAGGAACTACTGGCCTTCCACACAGGACGCATACCTGAAGCAGGAAGTCAGTCCTGAGGTCGGGCAGCTCCAGCGCCTCTGGGAGCAGGAGCTTGGAAGAATCGACCGCTGGTGGTCCTTCTTGAGGGACCTGGAGAGCGCCCTGCCTGGATTCACCGTGGGCGATGCCACCGCGACGCGGGACGCCTGCTTTCGCTGCGTCGCCTACCCGCCTGGGAGCATACCGCCCGCACGGCTCCGATGGGCGGCCGTCGGGTGCCTCAGCATCCTGGCGCCGGTCTACACCGTGCACGGAGTGCAGCTCGAATACCGAGGGGCAGAGCGCATCGGCCAGAAGGCCCTCCTCGGGCCGCAGCCCTCCGAAACAGCTCATGCTGCGGCTGTCATCGCCCGGCGACTCGAAACCATGTTCGGAGTCACCGCGCTTCCACGCGAGCTGGCACAAGCACGAGTGCCGCTCTTCGTGGAGTTCAAGGAACCACCGGAGACGCTGCTCATGCACGCCCTGTTCACCAGCAGTCCCGAGAGCGTGCCGTGATGGAACCGGGCGATGGGACGCCAAGGCCTCAGCTCCAACAACGCGAGCCGGGCCTCGACTCCTTCAGCGAAGCTCGTCCAGGCGCTTCTTCATCGTGTCTCGCAGCAGGCGCGTCTTGCGCTCGTCGAATCCAGCCTCCTCCAGTCGCTCCATCCAGGACTCCGCGACGTCGCAGAGCTTGTCGAGCAGCTTGATGACAGCCCCCTCATTCACGCCGTAGCGCTTCCCGAAGGCGACGAAGTGGGCCCGCTTGAGGTTGTCGTTCCTCCCTTCGAACTGAAGGGACATGTGCCGGTCGCCATAGGGCAGCGTGGTGAGCACGTCGTACGCAGGCGACAGCCGGAATCCTCCCGCCGGGCCGTCCGCGAGGATGCTCACGTTTTTCGCATGCAGGTCCCCGTTGCCAATGAGGTAGCTGAAGGCGAGCAGCAGGAGGAAGCGAGCCATCTCGGGGATGGGCGCCGCGCACGTCTCGCGAATCCCCTCCGCGATGTCCGAGCAGGGGATGCGGTACTTGTCCGCGGGGTACATGTTCAGGAACTGGCAGGCGTCCTCCTGGTGGAGCCGCCGGAACCGCTTCTCCTCCTTCAGCCAGACGCGGTCGAAGCGCTTCACCAGCAACCCGGGGTTCTTCTCCCGGTCATGGATGAGCTGGGTGGTGGCGACCTTCAAGCCACACGCCTTGGCCATCCGCATGAAGAAGTGCTCGTTCTGGACGAGCTGGGGTTTGTCGTCGGGATTCAGCTTGAGGATGTACGCGTGCCGCCCGGACGGCAGCAGGGGGAACGAGATGATCGATGCCGAGACCTTCTCCTGCACGCCTGGGATGACGGGCTCGTCGGCTCCCTCTCCCATCCGGGAGAGGCTCTGCTCGAACAATTCCTTGAAGAGGACCGCATCCGGCTTCCAGCGTTCCGCGTGCGGACTGAGCGCCGGGGGTTGTTCTCCATGCGGGACGACGGAGAGGTCTCCGATGGTGTCGGTGCCGGCGGCGATGAGCAGGCTGAGCAGGTCGTCCTCCGAGGTCTTCACCCGCTGGACCAGCACGCGCAGCCGGAGCCCCTCGGGCAACAGGCCCGCGAAGTACGTATGGAGATTCGTTCCCCACGTCTCGACCCGCCGCTGAACGTAGGGAAGGTGGACCGCCAGGCCCCCTTCCTGCCGCGAGTGCTGCGCGAAGAAGCTCTCGTCGTATTCGAAGACCGAGCCGCGCGGAGTGCGTGTGATGGAGCCGACGCGCTTCGTCTCCCGCCACACGTCGGCGACCTGGACGTCAGTAGGCCGCATCACGCAGCTTCTCACTCACGCGAAAGCGCTGCTGGCCGCTCTCGAGCGCCAGTTGCAGCCCGAGGACGTTGAGGACATCGAGGAGCTTGTCGAGCCGCAGGGTCGGCTTGCGACCGCTCTCCACGTCGTAGATGAAAACGGGGCCACAACCGGCCAGGGCGCTCACGTCATGCTGGGTCAGCCCCAGCCGCTTGCGCTGGGTGCGCACCGCCTGCGCGAGCGCCTGCAGCCAGCCACTCGCATCGCCAGGTCCATTCAATGACATGGGCTACGGCCCTCTGCGCGCCTCCCATACAGGAAGCAAAATCCATCCGTTCGAATGGAATCTAGCGCTGAGGAAGGCGGCTGGCCATTTCCTGGGCGCCGAATCCATCCAATCAGATGGATTTTGGCATCAGTCCACAGCACAGGAGGACATGAGTCTCAGTCTCCACGCGCTCGCATGGATTTGGGCTCATTTCGAGCCCTGGGCCCTCCTTTTGGCCCGTTTTCCATGCGCTCGCGAGGATTCTGGGACAAAGCCGGTTGAGTCCACAGCCTGTGCCGGGGAAGGTACGCCCACGCCCGCCTGCCCCCCAAGACGTACGCCTACCGCACCGTCTGCGCCTGCTGCGCGCTGATGCTGTCGCCCGTCACAGTCACCGTGAGGGCCCCCGGCTGCGTGGCCTGGAAGTAGAACACCGCCTCTCGCTGCGCTCCCTCCAGTACCAGCTCCGAGCCGGCCAGCTTCTCCGTGCACGCGGCGTCACCGTAGAACGTCACGCCCTCCGCGCCTCCCGCATCCAGCACCAGCGTGGGCGCCGCCAGCGCGGACAGGTTGCCCAGCGCATCCTGGCTCTGCACCACCAGCGCCCCCGAGCACGCCCCCGCCGTCACCTCTCGTGACGGCGTGAGGAACACCACCCGCGTCGCCTCCTCCGCCACCACGTCCACGTCGAACGTGATGCCCGGCTGCGTCGCCGGGTCATACCCCGCGCCGCTGATGCGGTTGCGGCTGATGACGTTCGCCCCGCCCAGGTCGGAGATGGCCGCCTGATACGGATAGCCGTTCGTCACCGCCGCGCTGCTCAGCGTGTTCTCCACCACCTCCAGCCTCGTGGGCTCCGGCGGCCCGTAGTCCGCCTCCGCCTGAGACAGGTTGATGCCCACGTCGTTGTCCGCCAACGTGTTGTCACGGATGACGACGCCCTGGCACAGCGGCGCGTCATAGAGCGGCCCACCCGCCACCAGGATGCCCGAGGCCGTGAAGCGCGGCCCCGTGTACGAGTGCCCCGTCACCGTGTTCCCCGTCACCCGCCCCGTGGCGCCGTAGCTCAGCTGGATGCCATTGCGCGCAATCGTCGCCTTCGGCCCGCCGCCCTCCACCGTGTTGCCCTCCACCGTCACGTCCACCCGGCCCGAGCCCAGGATGCCCACCTTCTGGTAGCCCGCCACCCGGTTGCGCCGCACCTCCACCTGCGTCACCGCCTCCGCGTCCTCCGCGTTGCGCACCGAGATGGCCGTGCCCTCCTGGCACCCGCCCTCGCCCTCCTTCTGGTGCAGGTCCACCACCTCGCTGTCGAGGATGGAGCCGCTCGCCCCGTCCAGCAGGATGCCGCTCAGCGAGTCCCCGCCCACGTCACACACCCGCTCCGACAGCCCTCGCGCCGACACCGTCACGTCGCGCACGTGCGCCGTCGCTCCCTTGTTGCGCAGCACCGCCCCCTGGAAGTGGCCCCCTTCCGCGTCCACCGCCGTGAGCACGTGCCCCGCGCCGTCGAAGGTGTACCCGTCCGGGATGAAAATCGTGCTCTCCGTCGTGCAGTCCGCCCGCAGCGTCACCCGCGCGTCCTCCAGCGTCGCCAGGCACGGCGGATGCGCGCCGCAGCGCCGCCCACCCCACTCCACGGTGAACACATGCGAGTCACTCAGCCCCGACGCATTCGTCACCGTGAGCTGAACCTCGGGCACCACGTCCGTCGGGAGGCAGGACAGCGCGGACCAGTCCACCTCGCCCGTGTTCCCCGTCCGGCCCGCCGGGCCCAGCAGCCCCACGTTCGTCGTCCACGTGAAGGTGAGCGGCTCGCCCTGCGGGTCCTCCGCCGTCGCCAGCAGCCGCACCAGCTCCGCCGCCCCGGCTCCCGGCGAGGACTGCGAGGTGGCCCCGATGACCGGCGGCAGCCTGCGCACCACGCACAGCTCCACCGTACCCTCGCGCCGGCCACCGAACCCGTCCGTCACCGTGAGCGTCAACCGGCAGTTGTCACAGGCCGCCACGGGCAGCGCGCTCGGCGTGAAGCTCGCCTGGGGCGCCGCCGCGTCGCTGAAGGCCCCCTCGCACGTGGCCGTCCACGCATGGGTGAGCGCATCCCCGTCCTCGTCCACGCTCGCCGACTGGAGCGCCACCGGCGAGCCCACGCCCACCTCCTTCGCCGGCTGCGCCGACAGCTCCGACAGCGACGGCCAGCGGTTGAACTCGGCGGACGAGGCCCTGTCCACGGAGCTCCCGTGAAGCACGTCCACCCCGAAGTCGAGCGTCGCCGCCGCGCCGCGCGCGTCCGTCACCTGGAGCGTCAGCGTGAAGGCCCCGCCCTCCACCGGCGCCGTCCACGTCGGCTTGTCCACCGTCGTATCCGCGAAGCTGAAGCTCCCGCCCGTCGCCCGCCAGGCATACGTGAGGGCCTCGCCCGCGTTGGGGTCGCGCGCCACCGCGTGCAGCGCCAGCTCCGCTCCCGGCCGCACCACCGCGTCCGAGCCCACCACCGCATCCACGATGGGCGCCGCGTTGCCCACGGGCTCTCCCGCCGGCGGAGGCTGGGGCACCAGCACCAGCAGCCCCGGCCGGCGCCGCGCCAGCGTCACGTTGGGCACCTCCACCCGCGCCACCGTCGCGCCCTGCGCGTCCACGGCCGTCGCCCCCACCGTGGCCTCCGCCCCCGAATCCAGCCGGCGCAGCACGCCCTGCCACTGCGCGCCCTCGCCGGACAGCTCCTGGGTGACCGCGTCGCCCTGGGCGGGCGTGGCCGTCGCCACCACGCGCGCCACCGAGCCCGCGGGCAGCGAGCGCGGCAGCGCCACCACCACGCGCGCGGAGGCCGAGGGCTCCTGGGCGATGGGCGGCTCTTCGTGCAGGCCGCAGCCCGCCGCCAGCAACATCACTCCCGCCAGCAGGGCCAGGTGTGTCGTGTCCGCTCGTTTCATGTCGACATCCTCTGTGCTGGACGGGTCCGCGGGCCTGACGATACCGCAAGCGCCCACCGGCCCAAGCAACCGCCCTCCCCTGGGAACGCGCCAGCCCGCTCCCGGGCGTGACGCCCTCCGGGCCGGGCCACACGTCGACTGCCCGACGCCCGGGGGCGCCTGACGTCCGCTACCGGTCGGTGTGCGCTGTGCGGGGCTTCAGTGGAGTTGCGGCGCCGCCCC
This DNA window, taken from Pyxidicoccus xibeiensis, encodes the following:
- a CDS encoding hemerythrin domain-containing protein yields the protein MDVIDLLIQQHREVSALFEAFRNATDDASKQELCIQLAEALTLHATIEERWIYPVARRVVGEDTISEAQDEHNEMKRLLGDLLRSRNDVGGMMATVSALEKVVTDHVLEEERDVLPQLGQKVTEQEIGMSCNDIVRTASQVRKDEMSKLESQANI
- a CDS encoding helix-turn-helix domain-containing protein, with the translated sequence MRQARDARHFRRLLAIKLIAEGKGPGEAAHLATLSRPAVYFWLERYLTERTPSALVDAPRSGRPRAAPRLTCKHLRKVVRASPEKAGWASHGWTVPLLCTHLQHQGFELSPRTLRRRLHEAGLAWKRPRYVYATAAPHLGQKKGALFAV
- a CDS encoding IS630 family transposase, translated to MDSTVLRWFPLLRAVWAPVGEQALVPISGENAKRTLWGAINPRTGKRVVMATRRGRQEDFMAFLRALRAAYPGRPLLLVLDRASCHTAQKSQRLAARLGIHLVLLPKQRSELNCMDHLWRPLKQRVSANRQYPTVEQHVDAAIRWVLGLSPREALRKAGCLAEGFWLRDLLENFWRPT
- a CDS encoding helix-turn-helix domain-containing protein, with amino-acid sequence MSSSDSDAASAMLAHALEPIAATDVTLGQVQQLAKLLSGTIQGRGAPPRFTILGPNHEALPIPRDVLTLLQQLVGILAAGDAVSVVPVQKELTTQQAANLLNVSRQYLVQLLDEGRIAFHRTGTHRRLYTQDVLEYRSRRNQERRARIDAVVREAQQEGLAPDTESSSSPW
- a CDS encoding type II toxin-antitoxin system HipA family toxin, whose translation is MRPTDVQVADVWRETKRVGSITRTPRGSVFEYDESFFAQHSRQEGGLAVHLPYVQRRVETWGTNLHTYFAGLLPEGLRLRVLVQRVKTSEDDLLSLLIAAGTDTIGDLSVVPHGEQPPALSPHAERWKPDAVLFKELFEQSLSRMGEGADEPVIPGVQEKVSASIISFPLLPSGRHAYILKLNPDDKPQLVQNEHFFMRMAKACGLKVATTQLIHDREKNPGLLVKRFDRVWLKEEKRFRRLHQEDACQFLNMYPADKYRIPCSDIAEGIRETCAAPIPEMARFLLLLAFSYLIGNGDLHAKNVSILADGPAGGFRLSPAYDVLTTLPYGDRHMSLQFEGRNDNLKRAHFVAFGKRYGVNEGAVIKLLDKLCDVAESWMERLEEAGFDERKTRLLRDTMKKRLDELR
- a CDS encoding helix-turn-helix domain-containing protein, which gives rise to MSLNGPGDASGWLQALAQAVRTQRKRLGLTQHDVSALAGCGPVFIYDVESGRKPTLRLDKLLDVLNVLGLQLALESGQQRFRVSEKLRDAAY
- a CDS encoding PKD domain-containing protein — its product is MKRADTTHLALLAGVMLLAAGCGLHEEPPIAQEPSASARVVVALPRSLPAGSVARVVATATPAQGDAVTQELSGEGAQWQGVLRRLDSGAEATVGATAVDAQGATVARVEVPNVTLARRRPGLLVLVPQPPPAGEPVGNAAPIVDAVVGSDAVVRPGAELALHAVARDPNAGEALTYAWRATGGSFSFADTTVDKPTWTAPVEGGAFTLTLQVTDARGAAATLDFGVDVLHGSSVDRASSAEFNRWPSLSELSAQPAKEVGVGSPVALQSASVDEDGDALTHAWTATCEGAFSDAAAPQASFTPSALPVAACDNCRLTLTVTDGFGGRREGTVELCVVRRLPPVIGATSQSSPGAGAAELVRLLATAEDPQGEPLTFTWTTNVGLLGPAGRTGNTGEVDWSALSCLPTDVVPEVQLTVTNASGLSDSHVFTVEWGGRRCGAHPPCLATLEDARVTLRADCTTESTIFIPDGYTFDGAGHVLTAVDAEGGHFQGAVLRNKGATAHVRDVTVSARGLSERVCDVGGDSLSGILLDGASGSILDSEVVDLHQKEGEGGCQEGTAISVRNAEDAEAVTQVEVRRNRVAGYQKVGILGSGRVDVTVEGNTVEGGGPKATIARNGIQLSYGATGRVTGNTVTGHSYTGPRFTASGILVAGGPLYDAPLCQGVVIRDNTLADNDVGINLSQAEADYGPPEPTRLEVVENTLSSAAVTNGYPYQAAISDLGGANVISRNRISGAGYDPATQPGITFDVDVVAEEATRVVFLTPSREVTAGACSGALVVQSQDALGNLSALAAPTLVLDAGGAEGVTFYGDAACTEKLAGSELVLEGAQREAVFYFQATQPGALTVTVTGDSISAQQAQTVR